The Nitrospira sp. genome has a window encoding:
- a CDS encoding GGDEF domain-containing protein, with translation MSAKLIMLIALLLILLLVLFTWAMISLLQYLKRAKRRALIDELTGVYNRRFFEEALPKLLVPNDRRRGQVLSLLVIDLDHFKLVNDTYGHQVGDLVLKTVAQTLHCSLKESDMLARYGGEEFIVVLPRTDSAGAITVGERLRANVAGLMLHKLASAAPERVTISVGVASYPVHATTVAELIHAADEALYQSKSAGRNRVTCAPNSPEVAFQNLEQARPL, from the coding sequence GTGAGCGCCAAGCTCATCATGCTGATTGCCCTGCTGCTGATCCTCTTGCTCGTGCTCTTCACCTGGGCGATGATCAGCCTCTTGCAATACCTCAAACGCGCCAAGCGCCGGGCTCTGATCGACGAGTTGACCGGCGTCTATAACCGTCGCTTCTTCGAAGAGGCACTGCCCAAGCTGCTCGTGCCGAACGACCGGCGGCGAGGGCAGGTGCTGAGCCTGCTTGTCATCGACCTCGACCACTTCAAGCTGGTCAACGACACCTACGGCCACCAGGTCGGCGATTTGGTCCTCAAGACCGTTGCGCAGACGCTGCACTGTTCATTGAAAGAGAGCGACATGCTCGCGCGCTACGGTGGCGAAGAATTCATCGTCGTCCTCCCACGCACGGACAGTGCCGGAGCCATTACGGTCGGCGAACGTCTGCGCGCCAACGTGGCCGGCCTCATGCTCCACAAGCTGGCTTCCGCCGCGCCCGAACGCGTCACCATCAGCGTTGGCGTGGCCAGCTATCCCGTCCATGCCACCACGGTAGCGGAACTGATCCACGCCGCCGACGAGGCGCTCTATCAGTCCAAGTCGGCAGGGCGCAACCGCGTCACCTGTGCGCCGAATTCGCCCGAAGTCGCTTTTCAGAATCTCGAGCAGGCTCGGCCGCTATGA
- a CDS encoding SDR family oxidoreductase, translated as MNTRVAVITGGARGIGRAVALDLAAQKWRVAICYRTSEKEAQDTAREIAARGGEALALRCDVSDPTAAQAMVAQVEHAWQQIDALINGAGPYHRLNLFAETPAGWNEMFDHNLHPIFYLAQAVAPGMKARKSGRIVTFSMANADQMIAQPEVTAHYIAKAGVLILTRTLAKLLAPHGITVNALSPGFIDSGSAPAAELASMAKKIPAGYVGEVRDTVAAVKFLLSEEARYITGTNIHVSGGWGI; from the coding sequence ATGAACACGCGCGTGGCCGTCATCACCGGAGGGGCCCGCGGCATCGGGCGTGCCGTGGCCCTCGATCTCGCCGCACAGAAGTGGCGTGTGGCCATCTGCTACCGAACCAGCGAAAAAGAGGCCCAGGACACGGCGCGCGAGATCGCGGCACGTGGCGGGGAAGCCCTGGCGCTGCGGTGCGATGTGTCCGATCCGACAGCCGCGCAGGCCATGGTCGCGCAGGTGGAGCACGCATGGCAGCAAATCGATGCGCTTATTAACGGTGCTGGCCCCTATCACCGCTTGAATCTCTTCGCGGAAACGCCCGCGGGCTGGAATGAAATGTTCGATCATAATCTGCATCCGATTTTCTACCTGGCGCAAGCCGTGGCCCCGGGAATGAAAGCGCGGAAGTCTGGTCGGATTGTTACCTTCAGTATGGCTAACGCGGACCAGATGATCGCGCAGCCGGAAGTGACGGCCCACTACATCGCGAAGGCTGGTGTGTTGATTCTGACGCGAACGCTGGCGAAGCTGCTCGCGCCGCACGGCATTACAGTGAACGCCCTCTCGCCAGGATTTATCGATTCCGGGAGTGCCCCGGCCGCTGAATTGGCCAGCATGGCGAAAAAGATTCCGGCTGGCTATGTCGGCGAGGTGCGGGATACGGTGGCCGCAGTGAAGTTTCTGCTCTCAGAGGAAGCGCGCTACATCACAGGAACCAATATTCATGTGTCGGGTGGCTGGGGGATCTAG
- a CDS encoding glutaredoxin has product MSNPLEEEVQKEIKANKILIYGKGTKQMPMCGFTRETMQFFDKYGYPYELIDVLQNPAKREFLTRMTNWPTLPKVFIDGQFYGDTDILDPMAGKGEIEPLLKKAFGK; this is encoded by the coding sequence ATGAGCAATCCACTTGAAGAAGAAGTTCAAAAGGAAATTAAGGCAAACAAGATTCTAATCTACGGCAAGGGCACCAAGCAGATGCCCATGTGCGGTTTCACGCGGGAGACGATGCAGTTCTTCGACAAGTACGGTTATCCGTACGAGCTCATCGATGTCCTGCAGAATCCGGCCAAGCGGGAATTTCTCACCCGAATGACCAACTGGCCCACGCTGCCCAAAGTGTTTATCGACGGGCAGTTCTACGGGGACACCGACATCCTCGATCCCATGGCCGGCAAGGGCGAAATCGAACCGCTGCTCAAGAAAGCCTTCGGAAAGTAA
- a CDS encoding BolA family transcriptional regulator: protein MTNEVLTSYIRQALPDAVVAVTDRTGTHDHFNLKVVSDQFKGKNLLDRHRMIYQALDAPMKDGRIHALEIKAETTDGG from the coding sequence ATCACGAACGAAGTTCTCACCAGCTACATTCGGCAAGCCCTGCCCGATGCGGTCGTGGCCGTCACGGATCGCACCGGCACGCACGATCATTTCAACCTTAAGGTCGTCTCCGACCAGTTCAAGGGCAAGAACCTGCTGGACCGGCACCGGATGATCTACCAGGCCCTGGATGCGCCGATGAAAGACGGCCGCATCCACGCGTTGGAAATCAAGGCAGAAACGACGGACGGAGGCTGA